From a region of the Podospora pseudopauciseta strain CBS 411.78 chromosome 7 map unlocalized CBS411.78m_7, whole genome shotgun sequence genome:
- the RIM13 gene encoding cysteine protease (MEROPS:MER0005406; COG:O; COG:T; EggNog:ENOG503NUCA), with product MSANWNSRSSPLNRQNEAKGLQYEALLMDGKRKDALKHAISAADFYMKAIQNGAPGVDAAKLRNKISYLLELGETIKANEKQAGLSSRPPELISTRVLSTSERTILLRSSKLHGLIFPPWTADTESKVFSGTSLNQSPDPYIDSTPFSLSPEQRAIFSGWKRPLELVPGVDDGNLEWMMTAENPIDLAQDLATDCSVVASLCAASPHFTSEKGSLLSSLMYPFDYEHKRPKVVKNGPYLFRLNFNGCWRSVAVDDRLPATSTDRTLYVVDRRNPKLLWPALVEKAYLKIRGGYDFPGSNSGTDLHVLTGWIPEQIFLKSDDIELDQTWDRIKKGYDDGNAILTLGTGNIPPEEEEALGLVREHDYAVLDVRSDGNSRSLLIKNPWVDSLVWTGVGSSATLKTHTVGSRPEHATNQFWMAFEDALQHFDSLYVNWNPNLFQFRQDHHFKWDMPDATEELVFTKNPQYSVVSSSNSPIWVLLSRHWQDGELEILRERKAERDRHNASLAHVSKQLGFMSLSIFAASPPGTRLPLPENHRCLHQGPYVDSPNTLLRYDPTPNNPQTLVVAQGELPLPTYNFTLSFFSNSPLTIRQAPEPLSHSETITGAWNRRNSGGSAAHPSYFINPQYSITLPQTTPLSLLLSTDVKDLPIHIALIYSSKNITSISGRDILVSSPEYQRGATFCQTHGSQPLAAGTYTVILSTFEPGQLGKFVLRVATEVEGVVVGQVMSSQAGKLRSVFPEMAVFKNGEERLRGRVGIGRLTRLSVVARAAVAGGEAGNGAGGLRMKLELGTGVGRRVVGQSKGGVTQEWGFWGWMRGGGC from the exons ATGTCAGCGAACTGGAACTCCAGAAGCAGTCCACTAAATAGACAGAATGAGGCGAAAGGGCTG CAATATGAAGCGCTTCTAATGGATGGGAAGCGGAAGGATGCTTTGAAGCATGCCATCTCTGCTGCCGACTTCTACATGAAGGCCATCCAGAATGGGGCTCCAGGGGTAGACGCTGCTAAACTTCGTAACAAGATCTCATATCTGCTTGAGCTTGGCGAGACCATCAAGGCAAATGAGAAGCAAGCGGGCCTCAGCTCGAGACCTCCTGAGCTCATATCCACCCGCGTCCTTTCCACGTCTGAAAGGACTATTCTATTAAGGTCTTCGAAGCTCCATGGCCTCATCTTTCCGCCTTGGACGGCAGACACCGAATCCAAGGTGTTCTCAGGGACATCCCTCAACCAGAGTCCCGACCCCTATAT TGATTCCAcgcctttttctctctctcccgaGCAGCGGGCCATCTTCTCTGGTTGGAAACGGCCTTTGGAACTGGTGCCCGGGGTCGACGACGGCAATCTGGAATGGATGATGACTGCTGAGAACCCAATCGACCTGGCCCAGGATTTGGCGACGGATTGTTCCGTCGTAGCCAGCTTGTGTGCTGCCTCTCCCCACTTTACCTCGGAGAAGGGTTCT TTGCTTTCCTCGCTCATGTATCCGTTCGACTATGAGCATAAGCGTCCCAAGGTTGTTAAGAATGGCCCATATCTCTTTCGTCTCAACTTTAATGGATGCTGGCGttctgttgctgttgatgaccGCCTCCCGGCTACGTCAACGGACCGGACGTTGTACGTGGTGGATCGGCGCAATCCTAAACTATTATGGCCTGCCTTGGTTGAGAAGGCATACCTGAAAATACGTGGGGGCTACGACTTTCCCGGAAGCAACTCCGGCACAGACTTGCATGTCTTGACTGGTTGGATACCAGAACAGATCTTCCTGAAGAG TGATGACATCGAGCTCGACCAAACCTGGGACAGAATTAAGAAAGGATACGATGATGGAAACGCCATCTTGACGTTGGGGACGGGGAATATCccaccagaagaagaagaggcccTGGGTTTGGTCAGGGAACATGACTATGCAGTTCTTGACGTACGAAGCGATGGTAACAGTCGTTCATTGCTGATCAAGAACCCTTGGGTCGACAGCCTGGTGTGGACAGGCGTAGGGTCTTCAGCAACCCTCAAGACGCACACCGTGGGATCAAGACCTGAGCACGCAACAAACCAGTTCTGGATGGCCTTTGAGGATGCTCTGCAGCACTTTGACTCTCTCTACGTCAACTGGAACCCAAACCTCTTCCAGTTCCGCCAAGACCACCACTTCAAATGGGACATGCCGGACGCAACAGAAGAGCTGGTCTTCACCAAGAACCCGCAATACAGCGTGGTATCCTCTTCCAACAGCCCCATATGGGTCCTCCTGAGCCGTCACTGGCAAGATGGCGAGCTTGAAATCCTGCGAGAACGAAAAGCCGAGCGAGACCGCCACAACGCTTCCCTGGCTCATGTCTCCAAGCAGCTCGGGTTCATGTCCCTCTCGATCTTTGCCGCCTCCCCGCCCGGTACCCGGCTCCCACTGCCAGAAAACCACCGGTGCCTCCACCAGGGACCCTACGTTGACAGCCCCAACACATTGCTGCGTTATGATCCCactcccaacaacccccaaaccctcGTCGTGGCCCAGGGTGAGCTTCCGCTGCCAACATACAACTTCACCctatccttcttctccaactcgCCCTTGACTATCCGTCAAGCCCCTGAACCGCTCAGCCACAGCGAAACCATCACCGGCGCCTGGAACCGGCGGAATTCAGGCGGCTCGGCGGCTCACCCGTCCTATTTCATCAACCCGCAGTATTCTATCACGCttccccaaaccacccctctATCCCTTTTACTCTCGACAGATGTGAAAGACTTGCCAATTCACATCGCGCTGATCTACTCGTCAAAAAATATAACCAGCATCTCTGGCAGAGATATCCTGGTGTCATCACCGGAATACCAGCGAGGCGCGACGTTTTGCCAGACTCACGGGTCGCAGCCTCTGGCGGCGGGGACCTACACGGTCATCTTGTCTACTTTTGAACCGGGCCAGCTAGGGAAATTTGTGCTGAGGGTGGCGAcggaggtggaaggggtggtggtggggcagGTGATGTCGTCGCAGGCGGGGAAGCTGAGGTCGGTGTTCCCGGAAATGGCGGTTTTTAagaatggggaggagaggttgaggggaCGGGTGGGGATTGGGAGGTTGACCAGGTTGAGTGTTGTTGCGAGGGCGGCGGTTGcggggggggaggcggggaaTGGAGCGGGAGGACTGAGGATGAAGCTGGAGTTGGGGAccggggtggggaggagggtggttggACAGAGTAAAGGGGGGGTTACTCAGGagtgggggttttggggttggatgaggggaggtggatgttga
- the ANT1 gene encoding ADP/ATP carrier protein (EggNog:ENOG503NVJN; COG:C) — MGAQSKPAPIGPWGLATAGAAGAVFANTLVYPLDLVKTKLQVQVKANSEKGEGASDEPHYKSSWDAISRIASAEGIQGLYAGMAGSLLGVASTNFAYFYWHSTVRTLYLKHSKHTGPTSTITELSIGAVAGALAQLFTIPVAVITTRQQTQNKEDRKGFFDTAKEVIEGEDGVCGLWRGLKASLVLVVNPSITYGAYERLKETLFAGKKNLSPMEAFALGAMSKALATIVTQPLIVAKVGLQSKPPAIRQGKPFKSFVEVMQFIIQNEGALGLFKGIGPQILKGLLVQGILMMTKERVELLFILFLRYIQLVRSKQLRRSSDLAAAAKLVSPVTVK, encoded by the exons ATGGGTGCTCAGTCAAAGCCCGCCCCAATTGGGCCCTGGGGTCTTGCGACAGCAGGCGCTGCCGGTGCTGTGTTTGCCAACACGCTGGTGTATCCTCTCGATCT CGTCAAGACCAAACTCCAGGTGCAAGTAAAGGCCAACTCCgagaagggcgagggcgCCTCCGATGAGCCGCACTACAAGTCATCATGGGACGCTATCTCCAGGATTGCTTCCGCTGAAGGAATTCAGGGGCTCTATGCCGGTATGGCCGGATCGCTGCTTGGTGTCGCTTCTACCAACTTTGCCTACTTCTACTGGCATTCGACTGTTCGCACTCTGTACCTCAAGCACAGCAAGCACACGGGGCCCACCTCGACCATCACCGAACTCTCCATCGGTGCTGTTGCAGGCGCGCTTGCTCAACTCTTCACCATCCCAGTCGCAGTCATCACCACTCGGCAACAGACGCAAAACAAGGAGGACAGAAAGGGTTTCTTCGACACTGCGAAGGAGGTTAttgagggcgaggatggcgttTGTGGGTTGTGGAGAGGTTTAAAGGCGAGTTTGGTGCTGGTCGTCAACCCGTCCATCACATATGGTGCCTATGAAAGGTTAAAGGAGACTCTGTTTGCCGGCAAGAAGAACCTTTCTCCGATGGAGGCATTCG CCCTCGGTGCCATGTCCAAGGCTCTCGCCACTATTGTTACTCAGCCCCTTATCGTTGCCAAGGTCGGCTTGCAGTCTAAGCCGCCAGCGATTCGTCAGGGCAAGCCATTCAAGAGCTTCGTCGAGGTGATGCAGTTCATCATCCAGAACGAAGGAGCTCTGGGTCTCTTCAAGGGCATCGGACCCCAGATTCTCAAGGGCCTGCTGGTTCAGGGCATCTTGATGATGACCAAGGAACG TGTCGAGCTTCTTTTCATTCTTTTCCTCCGTTACATTCAGCTTGTGCGTTCCAAGCAGCTCAGAAGGTCTTCTGACCTGGCTGCGGCAGCCAAGCTTGTTTCACCTGTGACTGTGAAATAA
- the rpl29 gene encoding 60S ribosomal protein L29 (EggNog:ENOG503P6WF; COG:J), with protein sequence MAKSKNSSQHNQSRKAHRNGIKKPKTSRYPSLKGTDPKFRRNHRHALHGTAKALKEFKEGKRETA encoded by the exons ATGGCCA AGTCCAAGAACTCGTCTCAGCACAACCAGTCGCGCAAGGCGCACCGGAACGG TatcaagaagcccaagactTCCAgatacccctccctcaaggGTACCGACCCCAAGTTCCGGAGAAACCACAGACATGCTCTCCACGGCACCGCCAAGGCTCTT AAGGAGttcaaggagggcaagcgGGAGACTGCTTAA
- the VTS1 gene encoding Flap-structured DNA-binding and RNA-binding protein (EggNog:ENOG503NVVA; COG:J; COG:T), translating to MLNMSNIMSNRNSTPEASNVSSLRPPSSRAVGANPHPLRASADISTLSNQAAAARIRPSSDFYGQVQGGQGQGAAELDPQDKLTQQWIADIDQYENTLEEMAAATLDQDFKDELSAIEQWFQVLSEAERTAALYALLQQTTQVQIRFFIQVLQQMGKNHPMSGVLSPANFDKDPMSNRLSDAMSKLNVDSARNSMSRASPAAKRQSGLDPSTINAMFPDAAAAIATEKAKFTQQTGQPPSTRNSLVDNRNSLAAPTISAPAEDPNGQNPASPWGPNDVNRPKSSSAGQPPMGQFVQPPPSSGALRSPRPNITGNTNIQSTTLTTGDKGVGDLPLLSPYTASGNWASMVNTPMVPTFNQGGNNADMVANATAMKLAALSTVNNRFALDDVRKYRRARSNEPDPGQNPLSPGLPNIPGAIMVSQHGGGMALGRDGMLNLQQPQQGMGFVNHRSRPNSPGVPLQNSYVPAMAFASPQNNGFLSAYDGSAGLMNNGLAPNFPPHIQVGFEGGGYHSDHSDMVRGRSPRGRRGTSKPPEDPTDPTLLQDIPSWLRSLRLHKYTDNLKDMKWTDLIELDDKQLEERGVNALGARRKMLKVFEQVKEAKNEGKLSS from the exons ATGCTCAATATGTCTAACATTATGAGCAACCGCAACAGCACGCCCGAGGCGTCCAACGTCTCATCGCTGCGCCCCCCTTCTTCGAGGGCCGTTGGCGCGAACCCCCACCCTCTTCGTGCCTCTGCCGATATCTCTACTCTGAGCAAccaggccgccgccgcccgcaTCCGCCCCTCGTCGGACTTTTATGGTCAGGTTCAGGGCGGACAGGGCCAAGGTGCTGCTGAGTTGGATCCCCAGGATAAGCTCACCCAGCAATGGATTGCCGATATCGACCAATATGAGAACACTCTCGAGGAGATGGCTGCTGCCACCTTGGACCAGGACTTCAAGGATGAGCTCAGCGCCATTGAACAGTGGTTCCAGGTCCTGAGCGAGGCTGAGCGTACTGCGGCTCTCTACGCCCTCCTTCAGCAAACCACCCAGGTTCAAATTCGCTTCTTTATCCAGGTCTTGCAGCAGATGGGAAAGAACCACCCCATGTCGGGCGTTCTTTCCCCCGCCAACTTTGACAAAG ATCCCATGTCCAACCGCTTGAGCGATGCTATGAGCAAGCTCAATGTAGACTCGGCTCGCAACTCGATGTCCCGCGCGAGCCCCGCCGCGAAGCGTCAGTCTGGTCTCGACCCCAGCACGATCAATGCCATGTTTCccgatgccgccgccgccattgcGACTGAGAAGGCCAAGTTCACTCAGCAGACGGGCcagcccccctccacccgcaACAGCCTAGTGGACAACCGCAATTCGCTTGCGGCccccaccatctcggccCCCGCCGAGGACCCCAACGGACAGAatcctgcttctccttggggTCCCAACGATGTGAACCGGCCCAAATCGTCTTCTGCTGGGCAGCCGCCGATGGGCCAGTTCGTtcagccccctccctcgaGCGGTGCTCTTCGTTCACCTCGCCCCAATATCACTGGAAACACCAACATTCAGTCTACGACCTTGACGACCGGTGACAAGGGTGTTGGTGATTTGCCCCTGCTTTCACCTTATACCGCCAGCGGCAACTGGGCGTCCATGGTCAACACTCCGATGGTGCCCACCTTCAATCAGGGCGGTAACAACGCCGATATGGTGGCCAACGCCACGGCCATGAAGCTGGCTGCGCTTTCTACCGTGAACAACCGGTTCGCGCTGGATGATGTGCGCAAGTATCGTCGTGCCCGATCCAATGAGCCGGATCCGGGCCAGAACCCGCTTTCTCCTGGTCTTCCCAACATCCCCGGTGCCATCATGGTCAGCCAACATGGCGGTGGCATGGCTTTGGGCCGGGATGGTATGTTGAACCTTCAGCAGCCGCAACAGGGCATGGGCTTTGTCAACCACCGGTCTCGTCCCAACTCGCCTGGTGTTCCCCTGCAGAACTCGTATGTTCCGGCCATGGCATTTGCCTCGCCGCAGAACAATGGATTCTTGAGCGCCTATGATGGGTCGGCTGGGCTTATGAACAATGGACTGGCTCCAAACTTCCCACCCCACATTCAGGTTGGATTCGAGGGCGGCGGTTACCACTCTGATCACTCTGATATGGTCCGCGGCCGCTCTCCGCGTGGTCGGAGAGGCACCTCGAAGCCCCCTGAGGATCCCACCGACCCCACTCTTTTGCAGGACATCCCGAGCTGGCTACGGAGCCTTCGTCTGCACAAGTACACGGATAACCTCAAGGACATGAAATGGACAGACCTTATTGAATTGGATGACAAGCAACTGGAGGAGCGCGGTGTCAATGCACTGGGTGCTAGACGCAAGATGCTCAAGGTCTTTGAGCAGGTCAAGG AGGCCAAAAACGAGGGCAAGTTGTCGAGCTAG
- the TFC4 gene encoding transcription factor TFIIIC subunit tfc4 (BUSCO:EOG09260CMZ; COG:K; EggNog:ENOG503NXIZ) — MNTFSSGLGGIPMDMLDPSLFPEGHRPLPPAQQQDQDAEMGDCPAPGDDHLEDGGEESDVSDMSVDSDAMELAAEVARFDKQQEEFVARQRADAAGVPYQPPAKSAAAAGEKKTKGGVIIAKGRKRKSKTVKGPRQAVKPSPDILFRLNLAQQAFQRGDYEATMTMISEIIRINSEVIHAWVLLSSVHEALENRSQAVMCRITAAHLTPRDVPQWIATAEYCLEGVDEMDDDEEGNQTAEKIETLKRAYACYSQALEVDRTHIQARIARADVIMMMGNQQSRALGEYQKALGYRPYNIRTVRNIADVALDVKDLKKGAGIARAAYRKVINYLMERGTFEAEEGRFEWSDLRIYLEFFGTLELWREGLKELKEIARWLSGRREETYWEQFDDGPMGDDDREWDIGEERRFGVQGFVPGKFPRESYGLGMPMDLRAKMFVYRCKLGFQDTEARRHLELLDPTRQEEFMDFPDCLKDIAVALLDQNKAAEAKQYLDLFKHIAETEGTGSIDADFLVCQGRYHISLGEKQTAEECFIAAIEDDEDHIEARVQLANMYEGEQEQEGREEAFLLVHEALNLQKLGPRKRRGPYGPRKNTGPRKPRKPRDPNAPKSKYVPRRLLNAEKRRQQEIEQTKEATKNYQIMQEMEGNALLGDEEAKSKWMAAAKALVDDFRAYKQFYPWDKYIKFLGYVNPSEGGQQAVPARNLKLAAMEERLRQNLAPADGADPATAASVNKPHFKIPQEHRGIPFTEWLNIFLNYAFALVRAGQHREAYAVCHAARDSVVWTSIDNTFLIHVAWASCAVYAGDEETCVAIARYFMRDYRPGTDSYRMFSAMCRVCQTPVSWYTSGPAQKFILRQIKTMDNIVMRQQQSPSGEKDDSIGLDVSLLTIYGHILFTTTSYTYALSYFARAASIDPTNCLINLSTGLAYIHYALKRQATNRQYLLNQGFGFLFRYYEDRLAEAERNGSAGQRQEAHFNMARAYSLIGLGNVAVEFYKKVLEEPPVQKVDRSDEERWKGGLAEEDLRVEAAYNLRSMGYLLGDLEGAAGVVRKWMVLE; from the coding sequence ATGaacaccttctcctccgggCTGGGGGGCATCCCCATGGACATGCTCGACCCATCTCTCTTCCCCGAGGGCCACCGACCTCTCCCCCCAGCTCAGCAGCAAGATCAGGATGCTGAAATGGGAGACTGCCCCGCTCCTGGTGACGACCACCTCGAAGATGGTGGCGAGGAGTCAGACGTCAGCGACATGTCTGTCGACTCTGACGCCATGGAGCTCGCTGCCGAAGTCGCGAGGTTCGAcaagcagcaggaggaaTTCGTCGCTCGCCAGAGGGCTGATGCTGCGGGTGTTCCTTATCAACCCCCTGCCaagtcggcggcggcggctggagagaagaagacaaagGGGGGTGTGATTATCGCCAAGGGACGCAAGCGTAAGTCAAAGACTGTCAAGGGTCCGAGACAGGCGGTCAAGCCCTCGCCGGATATCCTGTTTCGATTGAACTTGGCTCAGCAGGCGTTTCAGAGGGGGGATTACGAGGCGACCATGACGATGATTTCGGAGATTATCCGGATCAATTCCGAGGTTATTCATGCTTGGGTGTTGCTGTCGTCGGTGCACGAGGCGCTGGAGAACCGGTCCCAGGCGGTGATGTGCCGGATTACGGCTGCGCATTTGACGCCGAGGGATGTGCCGCAGTGGATCGCGACGGCGGAGTATTGTCTTGAGGGGGTGGACGAGatggacgatgatgaggaggggaatcAGACTGCGGAAAAGATTGAGACGTTGAAGAGAGCGTATGCTTGTTATAGTCAGGCGTTGGAGGTGGACAGGACGCATATCCAGGCGAGGATTGCTAGGGCGGATGTGAttatgatgatggggaatCAGCAGAGCAGGGCTTTAGGGGAGTATCAGAAGGCGCTTGGGTACAGGCCGTATAATATTCGGACGGTGAGGAATATTGCGGATGTGGCGCTAGATGTGAAGGATTTAAAGAAGGGGGCGGGGATTGCGAGGGCAGCGTATAGGAAGGTGATTAATTAtttgatggagagggggacgtttgaggcggaggaggggaggtttgaGTGGAGTGATTTGAGAATTTATCTCGAGTTCTTTGGGACGTTGGAGttgtggagggaggggttgaaaGAGCTGAAGGAGATTGCCAGGTGGTTGTcggggagaagagaagaaacgTATTGGGAGCAGTTTGATGATGGGCCGATGGGGGATGATGATCGGGAGTGGGAtattggggaggagaggagattCGGAGTGCAGGGCTTTGTGCCGGGCAAGTTTCCGAGAGAGAGTTATGGCTTGGGGATGCCCATGGATTTGAGGGCGAAGATGTTTGTTTACCGGTGCAAACTGGGGTTCCAGGATACTGAGGCCAGGCGACATTTGGAGCTGCTTGATCCGACAAGGCAAGAGGAATTCATGGACTTCCCGGACTGCTTGAAGGATATCGCGGTTGCGCTGCTGGATCAGAACAAGGCTGCGGAGGCGAAGCAGTATCTGGACCTGTTCAAGCACATTGCTGAGACAGAGGGCACGGGCAGCATCGATGCGGACTTCTTGGTCTGTCAAGGTCGATATCACATCTCTTTGGGGGAGAAGCAGACCGCTGAAGAATGTTTCATTGCTGCGAttgaggacgatgaggaccACATCGAGGCTCGCGTGCAGCTTGCCAATATGTACGAAGGAGaacaggagcaggagggcaGGGAGGAAGCTTTCTTGCTGGTTCATGAGGCCCTGAACCTGCAGAAGCTGGGACCAAGAAAGAGACGTGGTCCGTATGGTCCCCGGAAGAACACTGGGCCACGCAAACCCAGAAAACCAAGGGATCCAAATGCGCCAAAGTCGAAGTATGTGCCGCGCCGGTTGCTCAATGCTGAGAAGAGGAGACAACAGGAGATTGAGCAGACAAAGGAAGCGACCAAGAACTACCAGATAATGCAAGAGATGGAGGGCAACGCTTTGCtaggggatgaggaggccaagaGCAAGTGGATGGCGGCTGCGAAGGCGTTGGTTGACGACTTCCGGGCTTACAAGCAGTTTTATCCTTGGGACAAATACATCAAGTTCCTGGGATACGTCAACCCTTCCGAGGGTGGCCAGCAGGCTGTTCCTGCCAGGAACTTGAAGCTCGCCGCCATGGAGGAACGTTTGCGTCAGAACCTCGCTCCGGCGGATGGTGCCGACCCGGCTACTGCGGCTTCCGTCAACAAGCCTCATTTCAAGATTCCCCAAGAACATCGCGGCATTCCGTTCACGGAGTGGTTGAATATTTTCCTCAACTACGCCTTCGCCCTCGTCCGCGCCGGTCAGCATAGAGAGGCTTATGCCGTCTGCCACGCCGCCCGGGACTCTGTTGTCTGGACATCCATCGACAACACCTTTCTTATCCACGTTGCCTGGGCATCCTGTGCCGTCTACGCTGGCGACGAAGAGACCTGCGTTGCTATTGCCCGCTATTTCATGAGGGATTACCGCCCAGGCACGGATTCTTACCGCATGTTCTCGGCTATGTGCCGAGTCTGCCAGACGCCCGTGTCGTGGTACACGTCGGGCCCGGCCCAAAAGTTCATTTTGAGGCAGATCAAGACAATGGACAACATTGTCATGAGACAGCAGCAATCGCCGTCTGGGGAAAAGGACGATTCGATTGGGTTGGACGTCTCCCTGCTCACTATTTACGGGCACATTCTCTTCACGACCACCTCGTACACCTACGCCCTGTCCTACTTTGCCCGCGCTGCCTCGATCGATCCCACAAACTGCCTCATCAACCTGTCCACGGGCCTGGCGTACATCCACTACGCCTTGAAGAGGCAGGCTACCAACAGGCAGTATCTCCTCAACCAAGGCTTCGGTTTTTTGTTTAGGTACTATGAAGACAGgctggcggaggcggagaggaatGGGAGTGCGGGACAGAGGCAGGAGGCGCATTTCAATATGGCAAGGGCGTATTCGCTGATTGGGCTGGGGAATGTGGCGGTGGAGTTTTAcaagaaggtgttggaggagccGCCGGTGCAAAAGGTGGATaggagtgatgaggagaggtggaagggggggttggcggaggaggatttgaggGTGGAGGCGGCGTATAATTTGAGGAGTATGGGGTATTTGTtgggggatttggagggggcggcgggggtggtgaggaagtgGATGGTTTTGGAGTGA
- a CDS encoding uncharacterized protein (COG:S; EggNog:ENOG503P1ZR) yields the protein MNTDSDLYDPDEVLPRNSPLLQPLRPTLRPPTPSPPPITSPQSISSASSFGDKKPRVRMPRPTLGDGILISYLDNHRQHDIALQASVNGLPCEPESPADTDLIDDTGSLNSAVSPGGRRSGRDNDKGGGTYTSSRMSVDPPGLESLGGFDLKSLAAGALAAVITDAQPEAPTATETKLPDTEAGSGLQRPQPPPAPPAPPPPVLKAPVIPVRSNSFRDERPAAISAPPPVPPYGPISPREQGHHSPSNSITSATLSEGLAPLKLNSLRFENNGPTLPSIRSTFGDINQLRNNVAAEHERMRPATFPRSPPATTPRLPSLGGHGSPPPLSPVDSFRGPLSPSHSLVHPAASPPGTYGGYYAQMGSHPRQSDYASSSTATPGSEQSASTPGANNSNHNSIDRIGSIPLEGVTHIGTYVCKFSGCNAQPFATQYLLNSHANVHSSARPHYCPVAGCPRSEGGKGFKRKNEMIRHGLVHDSPGYVCPFCPDREHKYPRPDNLQRHVRVHHVDKDKDDPLLRDVLSQRPDGPSRGRRRRGGPG from the exons ATGAATACAGATAGCGACCTGTATGACCCCGATGAAGTCCTGCCTAGGAACAGCCCGCTCTTGCAGCCGCTTCGTCCTACGCTCCGACCGCCGACTCCGAGCCCGCCGCCGATCACCTCGCCCCAGTCCATCAGTTCCGCTTCTAGCTTTGGTGACAAGAAACCGCGTGTTCGGATGCCGAGACCAACCTTGGGCGATGGGATCCTGATTAGCTACCTGGACAACCATCGGCAGCACGACATCGCCCTCCAAGCCAGCGTGAACGGTTTGCCATGCGAGCCCGAATCTCCCGCGGATACCGATCTCATCGACGACACCGGTTCTTTAAACAGCGCCGTTTCACCGGGGGGCCGACGGTCTGGCAGGGACAACGACAAAGGCGGGGGGACATACACGAGCTCGAGAATGTCTGTTGATCCGCCTGGGCTGGAGAGTTTGGGAGGGTTCGATTTGAAAAGTCTGGCGGCAGGTGCCTTGGCTGCAGTTATCACGGACGCGCAACCTGAAGCCCCTACCGCCACGGAAACGAAGCTACCTGATACTGAGGCTGGTTCTGGGTTACAAAGaccacaaccaccgccggcaccaccggcaccaccaccaccagtacTCAAGGCGCCGGTAATACCGGTGCGATCAAACTCCTTCCGGGATGAACGCCCTGCGGCCATATCAGCACCGCCTCCGGTGCCTCCATACGGCCCTATCTCTCCTCGCGAGCAAGGCCACCATTCTCCCAGCAACAGTATCACATCGGCAACCCTCAGCGAAGGTTTGGCCCCCCTCAAGCTTAACTCGCTGAGGTTTGAGAACAACGGACCGACGCTTCCGTCCATCCGATCTACTTTTGGGGACATCAATCAGCTTCGCAACAACGTTGCTGCTGAGCATGAGAGAATGCGGCCTGCTACCTTCCCACGGTCTCCTCCTGCCACCACGCCGCGATTGCCTTCATTAGGCGGCCATGGCTCGCCGCCACCTTTGTCACCAGTTGACAGTTTTCGGGGACCCCTTTCCCCGAGCCACTCTCTTGTCcacccagcagcaagccCTCCAGGGACCTATGGCGGGTATTATGCACAGATGGGCAGCCATCCTCGGCAATCCGATTATGCGAGCAGTTCAACGGCCACTCCCGGTTCTGAGCAATCGGCCTCCACCCCCGGGGCAAATAATTCTAATCATAATAGCATCGACCGAATAGGTTCGATACCGCTGGAGGGCGTCACACACATTGGGACCTATGTCTGCAAATTCAGCGGGTGCAACGCCCAGCCGTTTGCTACTCAGTACCTGTTGAACTCCCACGCCAATGTACACTCTTCTGCCCGGCCACATTATTGCCCTGTTGCGGGGTGCCCCCGTAGTGAGGGAGGCAAAGGATTCAAACGCAAAAACGAAATGATACGGCACGGTCTGGTCCATGATTCACCGGGATATGTGTGTCCATTTTGCCCTGACAGAGAGCACAAGTATCCAAGACCAGACAATCTTCAGAG ACACGTTCGTGTACACCACGTCGACAAGGATAAAGACGACCCACTACTCCGCGATGTACTTTCACAACGGCCCGACGGACCAAGCAGgggaagacgacgacgaggtggCCCTGGGTGA